A genomic segment from uncultured Erythrobacter sp. encodes:
- the hemH gene encoding ferrochelatase has translation MTWQTQRLPGDHPPAKSGQIGVLLINLGTPDGPDPESVKKYLKQFLSDTRVVEIPPIAWQLILRGIILNTRPQKSAKAYAKIWTDRGSPLADITSRQAEAMVGRFGDKVVVDWAMRYGNPSIESRMTALMADGCDRILIAPMYPQYCAATTATVFDEVARVLKKMRWQPALRFVPPYHDEPSFLAALADDLTRQVRALTFKPEVMLLSFHGMPQQTLEKGDPYYCHCSKTARLLREELATRPEFAGVRFETTFQSRFGPAAWLEPSTDATLMAEGDKGTKRLVVAAPGFAADCVETLEELALEGRDEFMEHGGEDYAVLDCLNSSDDGLKMIEAMLNRELSGWI, from the coding sequence ATGACCTGGCAGACCCAGCGCCTTCCGGGCGACCATCCTCCCGCCAAAAGCGGCCAGATCGGCGTATTGCTGATCAACCTCGGCACGCCTGACGGGCCTGATCCGGAATCGGTCAAGAAGTACCTCAAGCAGTTCCTGTCCGACACGCGGGTGGTGGAGATTCCGCCAATCGCATGGCAGCTGATCTTGCGCGGGATCATCTTGAACACGCGCCCGCAGAAAAGCGCGAAGGCCTATGCCAAGATCTGGACGGATCGCGGGTCGCCGCTGGCCGACATCACCTCGCGCCAGGCCGAAGCGATGGTCGGGCGGTTTGGTGACAAGGTCGTGGTCGATTGGGCGATGCGGTACGGCAATCCCTCGATCGAAAGCCGCATGACCGCGCTGATGGCCGATGGCTGCGACCGTATCCTGATCGCGCCGATGTATCCGCAATATTGCGCCGCGACGACTGCGACCGTGTTCGATGAGGTCGCCCGCGTGCTCAAGAAAATGCGCTGGCAGCCCGCGCTGCGGTTCGTGCCGCCCTATCATGACGAGCCGAGCTTCCTCGCTGCGCTGGCCGATGACTTGACCCGGCAGGTGCGCGCGCTGACCTTTAAGCCCGAAGTGATGCTGCTCAGTTTCCACGGGATGCCGCAGCAGACGCTGGAAAAGGGCGATCCCTATTACTGCCACTGCTCCAAGACCGCGCGATTGCTGCGCGAGGAGCTGGCGACGCGGCCTGAATTTGCAGGCGTCCGCTTCGAAACCACCTTCCAGTCGCGCTTCGGCCCGGCGGCGTGGCTTGAGCCGTCAACCGATGCGACGCTGATGGCTGAGGGCGACAAGGGCACCAAGCGGCTGGTGGTTGCCGCTCCTGGCTTTGCGGCGGATTGTGTCGAGACGCTGGAGGAACTTGCGCTCGAAGGGCGCGACGAATTCATGGA